The genomic stretch GTCTCGAAACTTTGTCATATAATGCtagttatattttgttttgtgtttATTTATTGTAGATTTGTAATTCAGAGAGTTCATTCTGATTGAGTCATTTGGTTACTAAACTGTTTTGTAAGAGAGTCTTCTTAAAAGACTAATAATCACGTTCATTTTATATAGTGAGGAAAATTCTCTTTTGAGACGTTTTTACATTAAGGTTCTGTTTGGTAAACATCATATTATGTGAAATTAGTAGATTCCGGCTTAAATAGTAGTTTGACCAATTAATCTACCAATTTTACGTGTTTGGTTAATAGCATATTCAGACAACATATTGGCCGGAATCTACTGTTTTTGAGAATGCTGCTAATAGCAGCATATTGTAATAACATATTGAGTTTATACATGGAAATGGTAGATTTGTCATATAATCTGCTAGTTACAAACACATTTTCTAAATTCTGCTAATTTCATATGATGGTCAAACCTGCTACTAAAATATACTAACCGTATTTTGCTAACGCTATCTGCTATCATTTATCTTGCTTTTGCCGTTTGCCAAACAGGGCCTAAACGTTTTGTAAAAGTAACGTGTAACTAGCTTTATAGGGTAGTTAAGtaaaacaacaatcaacaattgGTTTTCAATGTCATTTAAGGTTATTATATAAGTGTTTGTTATTATATAAgagtaaaaattaaaaataactcctttttaaaattcagttttttaaaattactccatTAAGATCCACTTTTattaaaaattgcccaaaaagtGAAGTCCGACACTCTACAACAAAGATTTTGTCAACTTTCCTAATTATATACTCagactctgtttggtaaaactgacTGAAATGGTCAGACTGAAACACGAAAAGGTACTAAACCCGATAAGGTGATTTGAAATTAAAAAGGACGAAAAATAAATTAGTGAAAATTGGAAAGCGGTAAGGTAGGTGATTAATTGTaaagtgtttggtaaaactaatgAAAAGGTAGAATcgattttttgtaaaatgacataaaaggatattaataattataataaattaatttaaataaagggtaaatatgtAAAGTAGAACATTTCACTTTCCGAAACTTTAAAAAGTTACTGGAGTAGCTTTTCATTTCAGTCACGAAAAGTCATTTCAGTGACTGAAATGACTTTACCAAACAGCACTAGGTAAAACAACTACCTAaaatattagtcaaatcaggttgcttggtcaaatcaggtacctgaaatgcttTGCCAAAAATAGCCTCAGATTTTATTTGTTAATATTCCCAATATTACTCGGAAACTAGCATCTAAATTGCAATATAAGGAATCAAATATACATGACTAAAGCATACGTCAAAATTGTGAACTAAAGAATTTGAGATAATAAATTGTGGAATTAGGGTTTTAATTAAAGAGAATGGAAGAAATATTAGCATCTCTAATTAGTGTTGATAGTAGCAAGAACCAACAATGTCCACATTATGCTTTCCTCAATAATTCGTGCATCGGATGTAAAAAGTCCGTCAACAAGTGCAACAATCCGACAACCGTTCCCTTTCGCTTCATCCATCGTGACTTATCCCTCACTGACGAGGCTATTCGCCGCCTTAGAGACCTTAACTTACAAAAATTGTTGCATAGTAAGAAACTTCATTTGGTTCTTGATCTAGACCATACCTTAATTCACACCGAAACAATAAATAAGAAtttcaagaaaaagaaaaacaacaaaTCAACTTACGAGGAATCCGATGTCTATGAAATTTTTCGAGGAACTACTTTGGTCAAGTTAAGACCCGGAACTCGTGATTTCCTTGAAAAAGCCAGTCAATTGTTCGATTTAACGATTTACACTATGGCCGTTCAGCCTTATGCTAAGGAAATTGTGAAAATACTCGAGACTGGACCGGTTCAGTTTTCAAGGGTCATCTCTAGGAATGATTGCACAAAGAAGTATAGAAAATCTCTCGATGTTGTCTTATCCCATCAAAGGGTCGTCTTAGTTGTTGACGATTTAGACGAGGTTTGGAGTAGTGAAGATTGGAGCAATGTAATCAAGATTCGACCATACGAGTTTTTTCAAACGACCTCCTCGTCACAGAATGACGATCAAGAGTTGTCGAGAGTTTTGAATATATTAAAGACGGTTCATACCAAGTTTTATGATAAAGAGCAAGAAAAATATGAGTACTATGCATCTAAAGATGTAAGACCACTGCTTGGGAAATCACAAAAACTTTGGCTTATTTATGTATTTTTCGCGGTATTTTATATCTATTTTATTTGGTACATGTTTTTATAATAATCGTATTACCTACTATGGTTTTACCGATGGGATTGGAGTACTACTAAGAATTAGGAGAGAGTTCCGGAAAAAATTCGAGTTTACTCATACATATCTCGAGATATTCCCTAACATGTACTGAATTAAGTATGATTTCAACAAGTTGTATCAATCCaagtgattattattattattattttttttttgtgtgtgtcaAAGTGAAAAAGATTGATTTCTTAATCCAAGTGATTATTGGTTTGTAtatttatacttcaaagttttAAGGTCTTATTTTGCTGTTGCTCGATGTGTCATGCATCAAATGGAGGTTCAATCCATCAATTTATTTTTTACAACAATAAACTTTCATAAATAAAATAAAGTACTACAAACCGTTTATTTAAAATACAAACAAAGGGGGATAAGATACCCCCGAGCTACCTAATATAACCGATGAAAAGGTACAGGAAGTCGTAACTAAAGACTTCTTAAAAGGTGGATGATAGTGGGTATCAAATTCGATGGGGTGAACTCCCTTTCTCTTAGTCCTGGTAACCATAGTGATAGAGCGAGCAAATCTgcaaaaagaagttgaaaagtCGACGGAAACAGACGATCGTTTCTTCGAAGTAGTCAAAGCTAGTCCTTTACGACCTAAAACGATCAATGCATTTTGCTTATATCTAAATCCCCTTTCTTGTGTAGGTAGCGAAATATCTAAAACGAATTAAATACGATAGCTGAATCAAAAATATAATGGCAACGGCAAGGAACTATCAAAAGTTTGTCTTATCTATCTAAATGGTTTTTTTAACCTGTTTCGTCTTATGAGAGACCAACTAAAATAAAATCGTAGAGAAAAccctctctaaaaaaaaccctctctaaaaacctagcctccattattattcgggggcttccatcgatcatccatcgatggtaagccccacaaaagctttcttaaacaactaatattatggagatctatcttattttcaataatagtctcccttttggtgagatctgttgttccgtcccttctttcggggtttttccattttttcgtggGATTGTTATCAATATAATAAGTTTTAATCGACGGGGAGATTATCAGATTTGTTTCGTGGATGAATACATCAAGACGGCAATTACATTGTTTCCTCCATCAAGAAGGATGTAAAGACATCGATTATTCATAGATtcaagaaatttatgattttggagGCAGCAGTAGCCATTCTGAGTATTTAGATAgttattttgaatgtattttttacgttagcaatcttgattttcctttgtctatttgttatcttcattgtaacctacgcctagttgattattaatgagatgacaatttcaaaaaaaataaaaaataaaatcgtAGATCGAACCTACCTCGAAAAAACCCAAAAGCATAAAAGAACTCACTAAGATAAAAATTTGTTGCATCTAGATCTAATTCTCCACAATTAAGATGCTAACAAAcatatcaacaaccaccaaatcCACTTTCCTAATCTTCCTCTTAATCTTCTTAATCTCAATTCAACTAATACCTCTACTTCAAAATCACTCCCCAAAAATGTCAACCCCTAAAATTACTACTACTCCAATCAACCCTTATCAATTTCTTCACATAGTTCCAAACTCCGACGGTACAATCACACGTTTACCGGAGTTTCACCCAACTGTTAGTAATCCCTCCTCGCTTTCGCTCTCGAAAGATGTTATCATTAGTAAAAACATCTCCGTTCGGGTTTACCTTCCTAGTGGTAAAGGTAAACCCGAAGCAAATGAGAAGTTACCGATCCTAGTATTTATCCATGGTGGTGGGTTTGTGTTATGTAGTGTAGGAACTCCAGTAGTTCACGAGTTTTGCACCAACGCGGCGAGCAAGCTCGCCGCGTTGGTTGTCT from Silene latifolia isolate original U9 population chromosome 5, ASM4854445v1, whole genome shotgun sequence encodes the following:
- the LOC141654748 gene encoding RNA polymerase II C-terminal domain phosphatase-like 4 produces the protein MEEILASLISVDSSKNQQCPHYAFLNNSCIGCKKSVNKCNNPTTVPFRFIHRDLSLTDEAIRRLRDLNLQKLLHSKKLHLVLDLDHTLIHTETINKNFKKKKNNKSTYEESDVYEIFRGTTLVKLRPGTRDFLEKASQLFDLTIYTMAVQPYAKEIVKILETGPVQFSRVISRNDCTKKYRKSLDVVLSHQRVVLVVDDLDEVWSSEDWSNVIKIRPYEFFQTTSSSQNDDQELSRVLNILKTVHTKFYDKEQEKYEYYASKDVAKYLKRIKYDS